The sequence TACCTCTACGAGTTTGTTGCGGTCCAGGTTGAGTTCTTCGAGGGTTTCGATTTCAAAAAGTTCCGGCGGAAGGAGGCGGAGCTCTTTCTGGGAAAGGTCGAGCGAAGTGGCTTTTTCGGCCTTGGCTTTGGCGATAATCTCAAGCAGATTCATAAAACTCTCCTGAACAATGTACTTACAGTATAAATCATAGTATTTTTACCCGAATTTGCGGCAACGGACGTAAAAAAATACGAAAAAAACAAAAATTTGCGCAAATGAGCAGCATATTTTTCTATTTATAATGGTGTTTTTACAAAAGATTTGTTATTTTTTTACTCAAATTGGTGTTTTGAAACTATTTTTAATGTGCGAAATGCCAGACGTCATACATATATGTATATATATGCGTTGTCGCGAGTATAATAATTGAGGAAAAAATGGAACTAACAAAATCGCAGGAACGCCGCTTAGCATTCGTTGCTAGCCTCTTGAGTTTGAACCCCAACGATCCTAACGACCGAATAAAGGCACTCCGGCATCTAAACCTGGACGAAAACGCCTGTTTCCACGGTTTCCAGTATTCCCAGGGCTTTATGGAATTCTTCATCTTCCTGGATGAAGATACCCCGCTCGAAAAGGTGGTCGCGCATCTGAACTCCGACCTGAAGCAGTTGCAGATTGCCGTATTCCGCACTAGCGACCCCACGAACCCGTTTTTCCTGTCGCTTCGCGAAGAAGCCGACCCGTGGGACGTGAAGAAGATTTCTGACGGCGACGACGAAGACGACGAAGATACTCCGGCAAGCCGCCCGTACATGGAAACGCTCCAGATTACCGTGCTCCGCACCAAGGCGAGTCGCGACCTCACCGACTCCGAACTGGAACGCACCCTCAAGGATATGCGCCGCAAGCTTGGCATCTGGAAGAACGAAGTCAAGGCGAAGCTCGAAATCGTCGCCGAACACGACGACTTGACTCGCGATTTGCGTAGCGCCGACGACAAGCTCGAAATTGTCATGGAGTCCGAACCGCTCCACCTCACCAGCGATCATGGCGAACTTTTCCTCGGTTTCTGCCCGATCCGCACGATTTTCGATTACCACGTGGCTCTCGGCAAGCGCCTTAAGACGAAGCACAACATGGCTATCGTCTCGAGCAACATCCGTACCTACCTCGGTAACCTCACGCACACGAACGCGGCCCTCATCGATGCCTTCCAGACCATGGAAAGGAACGACGACGAGAACGTGAACGTGGACGATTTCCCGTTCCTGCACAACGGCATGACCCTCACGGGCGATGACCTGCGCGCCAAGGAACGCGACGGCAAGAAGGTGCTCGTGATTGAGCGCCCGAAGATTATCAACGGTGCCCAGTCCCTCTTCACGTACGAAACCTACGCGAAGAAGAGCAAGAAGCCCGTGAACCCGCAGGTTTTGGTGAAGGTCGTGGTGCCGTACCCCGGTGCCGACAACTTCCTGAACCAGGTGACCATGGCGAACAACCGCCAGAACCCGGTGTTCAGCTACCACCTGCGCGCCGCGGACGACCTGCAGTTCTTCATCTGGCAGCGTTACCAGGAAGAAGGCTTCACCTACGTCTACAAGGACGGCGTGCGCCTCAAGGCCCGTACCCGTAAGCTCGAAGTGCGTATGCGCCCCGAACTGGCGAAGACATTGTTCATGATGGACGGCAAGCTCAGCGAATGCCGCTCCAGCGACTGCATTTTCGACAAGGAAACGCTGTACCAGCGCTGCTTCGGCGCATTCGTGCGCGTGTCCCCGGACAAGGAGAAGGACTTTGTTCGTAAGACCATCGCCTTCACGAAGGCATGGCAGCTCCTCAGCCGCCTCCCGATCAAGATCCGCAAGGTGACCCCGGGCAAGGGCGTGTCCATCGAAGCCAACGACGATAACCCGCTGACCAAGATTACCTGGAATGGCCGTCTGGAAGACAAGTTCATCTTCCGCAGCGCCGTGAAGGACCTGGTCGTGGCTCTCGCCCTCAAGCACTGGCTCATCTACGGTGACCCGATTCAGGACTTCGAATGGCTCGTCGAGAACGAACTGAACTTCAACGAATCCATCCTCAAGTACGCCTCCAGGATCTACACGGAAGACCTGAAGGGCATCCTCATCAACGAGTTCAAGGACAACACGGCGTACTACGACACCATCACCACTATCGACAAGGATAGCGGCGAATCGGTGGAACGTCGCCTGTGGAAGGGATTCGCGAATACCGCGACCTACGAAAAGATGATGGATCTTCTGTGCAAGAAGAATCCCGCTTGGGAAAAGGTCCGCGGCGGTATCGAGCTCTTCATCTAAAGAGACTTCCTATCGGATTTTTAAGACGGCCTGCTTCGGCGGGCCGTTTTTTTTGTGCGCGTCCGTTGTTCCGGAGAGAGAATTTCTTTGTTCGTAAAACGGCTCTCTTCTGTCAAGAAGCAGTTTTTTAGCTTCTTCGGCAATCTTTTTTATAAAATATGCGTCGTGTAAGCAAAAAATTTGCTAATTTCCCGCAGAAATTCAACTTTCCGGTGGATTTGGCGTCGCCGAATTCTGTATTTTGTGTCTGTTGCTATTTAGAAGGTTCTTACATAGGACCCGGTCGGGGTTTGTTGCCTTGTGTCTCTCGGCATTCGGCATCGCATGGTCTCAGGGAGATTCTCCCGTGGGCGTCTCCGACGGTGTGGATTCTGCGGACTCCGTGAGCACTGCTGACCCGGCAGAGACGGAATGGCAGCCCACGCTCCAGTACTTCCCGTTGCCTGCTTCGGTGACTCCCCTGAATAACCTCCTCCCGTTCGGCGGCGTGGGTGCGTCTCCCCGCCTGATGAAGGAGACGAAGGGCCAGGTGTTCGAGCACGACATCAACATGGCGACGCGTGAACTCGACGTGCGTGAGAAGCGCGTGAACAGCGTGTCCCGCGACACGACGACGCTCTGGTCGGCGCATTATCCTGAACTTACCGATTACGTGGCCGACATGTACGAAGTGGGCCGCAAGAACCTGTGGCTGAACGGCCTTATCGGCCAGCGCGATGGCGGCTACGAGGCGCCCGAGACGGGCTCGATGTTCGACATCACCATTCCGGTGAACATGCCCGCCTGGATGAAGACCTTCGGTTTCGACAAGCCCAAGCTGATGCTCCAGGGTACGATGAACATCCGCCTCAAGGGGTACGGCGAACTGGACGACGCCGAGGGCAGTACCAAGACGAGCCTCTGGCCTTCGCCCTCGCTGGACTACGAACCGAGCTTCATGGTGAAGGGCAAGATTGGCCCCTACATCACGGTCGAAGTGAACAACGTGGAAAGCGGCCTCGGCGTGCAGAACCAGGTGCGCGTGGTGTACGAGGAATCGTTCAAGGGCGAATTCGAGGACTATATCTTGCAGCGCGTGGAAGCGGGTACGACATCGCTTGCGCTTACGGGTACGGAACTTACGGGTTATTCCGAAAACCACCAGGGCCTGTTCGGTATCAAGGCCGACTGGAAACTGGGCGACTGGAGACTCACGACGATTGCCTCTCAGGACGGCGGAAGCCAGGAAGAGTACACCATCAATGCTAGCGAGACGACCACGGAATTCCAGGTGCTCGACAAGCAGTTCGTCACCTACCGTTACTACTTCTTGAACCATGAGGCGAGGAGCGCCTACATCAACGCGGGTATCGCCGGTCGCTCGACCTCGAACTACCTCGCTACCGGGCTCAAGCTCTACAAGCGCAGCGCGCTGAACAATTCGAAGGATGTCATCGACAACGTCGACGTCGTGTACAAGGCCCCCGACGGTTCGGAAATCGTGAAGAGGGTGGAACGCCTGGTGGAAATCCCGGCGAGCGACTATACGTACGATCCCAAGACCGGTATTGTCAAGATTAACGGCGTTACGCGGTCTACGCTCGTTGCCGCCAGCTGGAACGAAGACGGCACCGGCCGCGTGGGAACGACGGTCAACGACGGTGCAAGGATTGTGCTTATCCAGTGGGATGCTGAACTTGCCGAACTCAAGGAAATCGGCAAGCTCATGTTGCGCAACGTGTATTCCATCGGCATCACCGATGCGAGCGCGAGCAGCTTTGTGCTGCGCATGAAGAACAAGTCGGGTGTCGCGGGTTCGTTCCTCAAGACTATCGGCGTAGCGGACACTACGACGGGCAGTCCGCTGGTGAGCGATGCTACGATTTTCAAGAAGGACGCGAGCGGCAACTACACGGGTGAAATGTGGCTGCCCTGTAAGCCGCTTTCGCAGTACTCCGGCCCGAACGCTACGGAACGCGCCCGCGCGAACTGCTTGGAACCCTTGCGTAACTTGGATTCGTCGAACGTCATGTCGCAGCTTTACGACTTGCCGGTTTATAACCTGAGCCGCTACACGAGCCAGTTCCATTTCGAATCTGTGGGTAAGCGCCGCAGTTCCACCATCAGTGTCCGCGACCCGAATTCGAGCTACTCCGTGAGCGGCAGCGCCTGTATGGATATTTCGCCGGGAACGGAAAAACTCACTGCGGGTTCCACCGTGCTCACGCGCGGTACCGACTACGAGGTGAACTACGAACTCGGACAGATCGAACTTTTGAGCGAACGTGCCCTTGACCCGAACAAGGAAATCAAGGTGACGTTCGAATGCGAACCGCTTTTCGAAATTGACAACAAGCTGTTGCTGGGTGCGCGTGCCGAACTTCCGCTGGAACGTTACGGGTTCGGTGCGGGTTCCGTGTTCGGTATCACCGCGCTCTACAAGAGCCAGAGCACTACGGCGAAGACCCCGACGCTCGGCAACGAACCGTTCTCCAGCTTCTTGTGGGGCATGAACCTGCGCTTGCAGGATACGGTGCAGGCCCTGACCGACCTCGTGAACAAGATTCCGGGAATCAACACGGAAGCGAAGTCCAGCTGGCGCTTCGAAGCGGAATTCGCGGGCAGCCGCCACAACGCGAACACCAGTGACGACGTCGAAGCGCTTGTCGAAGATTTCGAGGCCACGTCGAACGGCCTCACGTACCCGCTCTCCAGGCTTTCTTGGTACCATGCTTCGCCTCCGGGCGGCGTGAGCTCCGACGCCTCTACGTACATCGAGACGCAGGACTACAAGCACAAGGGTGAATTTATTTGGCACAGCAACAACACCGAGCTGTACAAGTACATCTACGATAACGTCGGCAATTCCGATGTCGATAACCAGCACCTGACCGTGCTCAAGATGACGCTTCGCGCGAACGACAACCTGGCGGGCAATTCGTGGGGTGGTATCATGCGCCCGAACAGCGCCTACTACCAGGACCTGAGCCAGATGAAGTACATCGAGGTGGTCGCGCGCGGTAACGTGGGCTCCATCTTTATTGACTTGGGCCAGGTGAGTGAAGACCTTGCCATTAACGGACATGCGCCGAACGGCTACCACGATGGCGAAAACGATCTGGGTTCTACGACGGCGCTGCACGACAAGGGTCTTGATGGTGCGACGGGTTCCGACGAAGAGCGCCTTGTGTGGGACTGCCGTATTTCGGGCTGCGAAAGCACGGTCTGGAATTCTGCCAATGCAGGCGCTACGACCGATATCGCGCTTGATGACTTCAACGAAGACCTGGACGACGACAGCGACCCGCCGGTGACCATCAACGGTACCGAAAACAACTCCGGTGAACGCACTTACGATACCGAAGACATCAACAAGAACGGCTCGCTCGATACCGACATCAACTTCGTGCGTTACCGCATCGACCTTTCGGATACGGACAAGACGCACTTCGACGAACTCAAGAACGGTTGGCGCAGGTGGCATATCCAGCTCAACCAGTACGATACGGTTGTCTCCGCGATGGGCGCCGATTACAAGTCCATCCTCGCGCAGGCGCTGTTCACCCGTTTGTGGGTCGGCAAGCTGAACCCCGGCGTGGCGGAAGCCAAGGTGCAGGTGGTGAGCCTCGGTGTGCTCGGCAACGCCTGGGAAGAGACGACGGTCGCCGATTACTATAAGACGAGTTCTACCGAGAATTCGCAGATGGTGAGCGTGAACGGAATCGAGACCGCGGTGTCCGAGAAGGTGGCGTCTACGGATACGACGTTCGTGAAGGTTTCGACCATCAACAGCCGTGAACATGCGAATACATATTTCAAGTCGCCGAACACCAAGACGGAACGCGATTCCGAGACGAACGCTCCCTTGAAGGAAACTGCGCTCAAGCTCGAGTACCATAATATGCAGCCGGGCCAGGAAGTAGGCGTGACCCGCATATTCGAGACCGACAAGAAGGACCTCTCTTCGTACAAGTCCCTGAAGATGGAAATCCACTACGAGACGAAGGCGAACAGGGTGCCGATCAGGTTTGCCCTGCAGTTCGGTTCCGGTTCGCTTGAAGGTTCTTCTGACTACTATGAATGGAGCTTCCGCCCGACGAAACTCGAAAAGTCTTGCCCGCGTGACCAAGACTGCCACGAAGAAAACTGGCTTGCGAACGCGTTCGCCATGAACGTTTCCGATTTCTCGGACTTGAAGCAGGGAAGGCGCCCGCCGTTCGTTTCTGCCGTGGAAAAGGATCTTGGCGGCGAGCGCGAAGAAAAGATCAGGTTGGTGGGTAATCCGACCGTGACGAGCATCGACTGGATGCGCTTCGTGATTATCGCGGATTCGAGCGCCTCTGCCGAAGACCTCGAAGGTGAATTTTGGATTGACGACCTGAGACTTTCGGACATGGATACGGAATGGGGATACGCGGCCCGTACTTCGGCGCAGGTGAATTTCGCTGACTTCCTTTCCATATCGGGTGCTGTGCGCTACCAGGATGGTAACTTTGCCACGCTCAAGACGACGGGCGGCTCGCCGAAGCCGAAGCTCTCGCAGGCGGCATCGCAGTTGGATGTCTCGGGCGACGTCTCCATCAGCCTGAACAAGTTCCTGAACGATACCCTCGGGTTCCACATTCCGTTGAATCTCGGTTACAGGAGCTCTACGAAGCGCCCCTTCATGAAGCCTTCCGACGACCTGACGCTTAATCGCAGCAGCTTCGGCGAACTCACGAAGGACATGTTCCAGAACGAACTTGTGGTGACTGAAGACAAGAAGGAACAGGAACTCCGCGACGAGACGGAATCCAAGGGTTACCAGTCCTACACGCGCGAAAAGAACTTCAGCATCAGCTATAGCAAGAACTACAAGGCGTCGGAATCCAAGGTGGGCGAGGCGCTCTCGCAGATATTCCTTGAACGTCCGGCGGCAAGCTATTCGTACCGGCAGACGGAAGGCCGCGCGACGACGGCTTCGGACTCCACCTATTCTTACCACACGATATTTGAATACAAGCTGGGTACTTTCAGCCTGTTCAAGTTCAAGCCTTTCGAATCGCTGGCCAAGTCCGACAACGCATTCCTGAAGGCGCTGGCCAAGACCGAATTTGAACCGTGGCCGCAGACATTCGACGTGACGCTGTTCGACTTCAACTACGTGCGCTATGTGAACCAGGTCCGCGATCCCGATTTCGTGGAACCGCAGGTCGACAAGGTTGTTACCTACACGGCGGATTTGAACCACAAGCTGAATATGCGCTGGAACATCCTCTCGTTCCTTTCGACAAGCTACTCCCTGAACATCAAGCGTGATATGTTTGGCGGTGGCGACCGTGAAGGATTCGTGAAGGAGAACTTCTTTACGCCCGACGAAGGCGGCATGTTTGCGACCGGCTACGTGTTCGATTACGACCATACCGACAGGAAGGTCTATGTATCCCGCGACAGTCTTGTGATAATCCCGACGGATACGGTCTCGCGCAAGAACGAAGCGGGCGTGCCGCAGACGATTGACTTGTCGAACCCGGACTCCTACGAAATCCGCTACGACAGTACGGTATTCTACAAGGTCGATAGCGTGGGCCATCGCGAGTACGGACGTGCCTATGGTATCCTCCGCAATGAACGCGCCCGTACGCAGCAGTTCAAGGTGAATTTCAACCCGCGCCTCATTCCGTTCCTGCCGTTCAACGCGAGCTTCACTTCTGATTTCAACCAGCAGAAGACCATTCCCGATGCCTTCGACCTGATGGACCACACCAACATCGAGAAGAACTACTGGACCATATCGCAGACGAACCGCTTCGAGTTCAGCCCGACGCTCAAGATTATCGATTTCTTGAAACTGTTTGGCAATGAATCCAAGGTCGTGAGCCTTTTCGAAAAGCTCAAGTGGCGCGAAATCCGCTTCAACTGGAATGCTAGTACCAACACCGTGGGCGAAAACTTCACGCTTGCCCAGCTGTATGAACAGCAGGGTGTGACCCCGCTGCAGTATTACCTGTACGGTTTGGGTCTCGGCAACGGTTACCGCAACCGCGGAATCTGGAATATCATTTCGGGCGACATGGGACTTACTACTCGCGATGATTTTGAACAGTTCGCGCAGTATCGCAATAGGGATGTCGATACGCTCGTATACCAGGGTAACTTCAAGCATTCTGTTTCGCGCCAGTTCCAGATAGGCACGGGCATCACGCTCCCGATTTGGGATATCGCGCTTACGGGCGACCTGCAGTGGAAAGAGGATTTCTCCCAGTCCCGCGAATATCCGCTCTATATCGACACGACGACCGTTTGGCCCAAGATTGGCGTCGGAGTCACGATCCCGAACTTTGCTCAGCGTCTTTCGTTCCTGAACAGCTTCAGAAGCGTGAGTACGGTCCACAGGTTCGATTTTACGAAGACGACTTCCGTGAAGCCGTTCCAGAGCGCCGAAGATTCCTGGAGCTACCAGATCAACTTCAACCCGCTCGTTCGTATCACCTTCCTCACGCAGAAAAACCTGAAAATCGAGAATGCCGTGCGTCTGAAAATGGAGACGACCGACAGGCGCCCCAAGCAGGAAGTCATCGGGCTGCCCTGCTGGCCGGATTCCCTGGGCAACATCCAGGATACGACGGAATACTTCTGGGAAACGCCGTGGATTCATACGTCGCTGTATAACGACTTCTCCATCAATATCGGCGATGACTTCTCGATTTCGTACCCGCTCAAGCTCAAGCGCGGTTTCCAGTTGTGGAAGTGGTACTTCAAGCTCGAAAACAATGTCGACCTCAAGCTCACCGCGGGTTACGACTACAACAAGAACATCCGCAAGGAATACAATCCTTCCGCCGGTACCGAATACAACATGTGGAACAAGGAAACCGGTACCGATGGCGTGTTCAGGCAGTGGACATTCGATTCCAAGGACTATACCGCGTACAATCCGGAACTCAAGCTGACCGACCGTACGGTGCCCTCGCGTACGCATGAATGGTTCATCCGTCCGAGCGCAGGTTACCAGTTCAACAAGATGGCCTCGATGAGCGCCTACATCGAATACCGCCAGATTCACGAGAAACTGGATGACGAAACCCCGCACCTGCGTCAGATCCTGCAGTTCGAACTCGCTCTGATGCTGCGGTTCAACTAGTCGCTGGTTGCTGATTATTGGTTGCTAGTTGCTGGTCAATGGTTGTTGATTGCCGGCTGTTAATTTTTAGCTGAAGCGTATGTTGTTGGCCGGTGGTCGGCCGTTGTTGACCATAAAATATTAGCCGCTAACGGATGGTCGTTGGCGGCTGATTTTTTTGCATCCGCGCGGGCGGATTTGAATTGGAATGGCGGTTCCGGATTACTTTACGATGCCGACTTCGGAGAGCTTTACGAAGCCCTTGATTTTTTCGCCGAGGCGGATTTCCGCGAAATTGCCCTGCTCGGAAATGACTTCGAAGGTGGTGCCTTCAGAAAGCGTATTGAGCGTCTGGGACTTGTCGCTCGGGGCGCTGGTCACGTCGGCGTCTGCGGCGGTGACGACACCGCAGATTTCTTTTTCGAGTACGAAAATCTTGTAGGCCGCGCTGGAACCGATGACGCAGAATACCGCGGTGAGCACGAATATGGCGCCCGTGCAGACGTTCTTCGCCTTTTCGCCGATGACGATTCTCCCTGCGATGCCAATCAGGGCGATGAGCCAGAAGATGGCGAGCAGCGTGATGAGCTGAGCCTTGAGCGAAAGCGCGTGGTGCGCCTTGAAGAGCCCGGAAAGAATCGGGTTCTCTTCGCCTTCGTCTTCCACCTTGTCGCGGGTCATGGCCTGCGCGTACTTGAGGTTGTGCTGTATGTCGTCATCGTTGGGGCGCAGTCTCAGGGCGGAACGGTAATAGAAGATGGCGAAACCGATCTTGCCGTTCCTGAAGTAGGCGTTGCCCAGGTTGTAGAACAGATCGGCGTCGGGCGTGCCGTTGTCGGCGCAGGTACGCCATTCGTCGATGGCGCGTTCGAAGTCCCCGTTGTTGTATGCCTTGGTTCCTTCTTCTATGCCAGAACATTCGGGGGCGGCCGTCGCAAGCGTTGCGACCGATGCAATCGTCAAAAGAATCTTTTTCCAGAAAGTCATATACTATCCTTTGTGCTAGCCGCTATTTCAGTTTTCCGAGTTCGCCGCAGAGCTTTTCCACGTCGGCGAGCATCTTCTTCTGTTCGTCGGCGGAGGGATCTACGGGAGCGAATCGCGCGAACGCGCATTTTTCGAGCCAGCTGTCGATGGAGGCTATCGTTTCTTCCTTGACGCCGAGTTTTGCAAGTTCTTCCTTCATTTGCGGGCGGGTCATGCCCTTGAATTCCAGGTTGGTGCAGTCGCTGAGGTAATCGATGAGCCCGTTTTCGAGCGCAGCGTAGAGCGCTTTGGCGTCACCCTTGTGCAGGGCCTCGCGTGCGCTTGCGAAGCGTTCCCTGAGCATCTTGTTCGCCTTGCCCTTGCGCACCAGCGCGGAATCGCTGTTGTGCTTGCGGCGCTTGCGGATGGCCCACGTGACGATGAAGTAGAAGGGGAGGGCGCCGAGCAGTGCTACCCAGTACCAGATGCTCTTATACGGTGCCGTGTTGCCGGTTCCCGATACCTTGTGGATGAAGCGGATGTCGGACCCGAGCGATTCGATTTCTTTCTTTTGCACGGACGGAGGGCCGGCGACGGCGGCGGGGGACTGGAATACGGCTTCGGGCGCGGCTTCGCCCTTCTCCACGATGATGGTCCACGGGCCCGCTGTTGCGGTCTCGTATTTCCTCTTGGTCGGATTGAACCAGGAGTACGAAATTTCGGGAACGGTGAATTCGCCCTTCTTTTTGGGATAGAGGAACACCTTGATGCTCTTGGAGGTGATGACCTTGTTGCCTACGATCTTTTTCGAGATGTTGTTTTCAGGCGGAACGGAGCGGAAGTCGCTGAAGTCGGGGAACTTCGGGTCGGTCAGGGTGCCCGGCGTTCCGTCGCCCTTGATTTCGACGGAGAGCGTGAGCGCTTCGCCCACCTTCAGGTTCGTGCGGTCGAAATCGGCGTTGAAGCTGTAGCTGCCGACCATGCCGCTGAAGTTCGCGGGCTTGCCTTCTTCGGGCAGGGGCTTCACGCTGATGTTTATCGTGGGGGACTGCGCTTCGGCTTCGATGGATTCCTGGCGGATGCTCTGCGAGTGGAACGACATGCCGCCCATCTGCTTGTTCTCTTCGACAATCTTGGGTTCGCCCCTCTTGGTGTACTTGAACTTGAACGGGGGGATTTGCAGGTTGCCGCTCTTGGTGGGGCTGAGCCATGCGAACTTGGCGCTCGCCTGCATTTCACGGCGGGCGTTTTCTACGGGTTCGAATTTCAGGTTCGAAAGGTCGCTCCTGTGGACGATGAAGTCATCACCCGTGTTCATGTCGGTAGCCTGCAGGCCGCCTTCAAAATGCTCGAAGGTGTGGAGCCCGAGCGTCACGAAGAACTGTTCGCCTTCGTAGACGGTCTTCTTGCTTGCCGTGAGCGAAACGGCGAGGGCGTCGTCGGCAAAGGCGCGCTGGATGTTGATGGGTATATCGTTAGCTATGACGCGCTTCTGTCCGTCGATATCGATGAATATCTGGCCGATACCGATGCGTCCCGTCTTTTTGGGCGCCCTCAGCTTGAAAGTATATATACGTGCCTTGTAGCCGCCGCGGCTACGTCCGCCCCCGAAGAAGGAATTGAACATGTCTTCGATATCGGGGCGTATGACCTGGTCGGTACTGTCTAGGCCCATGAATGTAAAGCCATTCTGCGTCTCGATGCTCAGATTGTCCCTGTTTTCGGGGAGTTCGTTAAGTGGATATACAAGTTGGAGTCCGAAGGTCTTGCCGGCTTCGATTCTGTCCTTGTCCAGTTGCAGGGACGGACGCGCAAAAGCAACGAAGGTCAAGGCAAGACAGATGAGAAGAATTCGTTTCATACCGCCAAAAATACCAAATTTTAAGCGGCTAGACCAAGTTAACAATCGCGTGGATGCGAATCTTTCGCTAAAAGCCCAGAAAAAAATGGCGTAAAATTTAAATATATATAATTTTCACCCTTGCAGCGTTAGTAAAAAATTGTTAATATTGGCTCGCCGTTTAGAAAATGGTGATAAAAAGGAAAAAATCAAGGATAAAAGGACAAACATGTACTGCATTCTCGCCGCCCTTCTGGTTAAGAGTTTCAGGAAATACGCCAAGCACGCATAATCTGCGTCATTGGCTTTTTTTGAATTCTCTCTCTTTAAATGGAAAAACCTCGGTTGATCACCGGGGTTTATTCATTTTTCTATATTTATGACGGAAATTGACTGCAAATTTTAACAAGGGAATCATATCATGAGTGAAAATTCTGCCACCCGTCCTGTCCGCGTGCGTTTTGCCCCGAGCCCTACGGGTTACCTGCATGTGGGTGGTGCGCGTACCGCCATCTACAACTACTTTTTTGCAAAGCACATGGGCGGTACGTTCTACCTGCGCATCGAGGATACCGACCGCAAGCGCTATAACGAGACCGCACTCCATGATTTGATGCGCGACCTCAAGTGGCTGGGCCTGCAGTGGGACGAAGGTCCGGGTTGCGAAGGCGACTGCGGTCCGTATTTCCAGAGCGAACGCCTGGACATCTACCACCGCGAAATCAAGAAGCTCTTGGACGCGGGCTATGCCTACTACTGCTTCTGCACCGAGGAACGCCTGCAGGAAGTTCGCGCCGAACAGGAAAAGACTCACGTGCCGGTCACGGGTTACGACCGCCACTGCCGTAATATCAGCCGCGAAGAAGCCGAAGCCCGCATCGCCGCCGGCGAGAAGGCCGTCATCCGCTTCAAGGTGCCCGAAACGGGCGTCACCGAATTCGACGACATGATCCGCGGCCACATCAGTTACCAGAACGAACTTCTGGACGACCTCGTGCTCATCAAGCGCGACGGTTACCCGACTTATCACTTTGCAAGCGTCGTGGACGACCACCTCATGGGAACCACCCACGTGCTCCGCGGCGACGAATGGATCAGCTCTACGCCGAAGCACGAACTCCTTTATAAGGCATTCGGCTGGCAGCCGCCTGTATGGTGC comes from Fibrobacter sp. and encodes:
- a CDS encoding BatD family protein, which gives rise to MKRILLICLALTFVAFARPSLQLDKDRIEAGKTFGLQLVYPLNELPENRDNLSIETQNGFTFMGLDSTDQVIRPDIEDMFNSFFGGGRSRGGYKARIYTFKLRAPKKTGRIGIGQIFIDIDGQKRVIANDIPINIQRAFADDALAVSLTASKKTVYEGEQFFVTLGLHTFEHFEGGLQATDMNTGDDFIVHRSDLSNLKFEPVENARREMQASAKFAWLSPTKSGNLQIPPFKFKYTKRGEPKIVEENKQMGGMSFHSQSIRQESIEAEAQSPTINISVKPLPEEGKPANFSGMVGSYSFNADFDRTNLKVGEALTLSVEIKGDGTPGTLTDPKFPDFSDFRSVPPENNISKKIVGNKVITSKSIKVFLYPKKKGEFTVPEISYSWFNPTKRKYETATAGPWTIIVEKGEAAPEAVFQSPAAVAGPPSVQKKEIESLGSDIRFIHKVSGTGNTAPYKSIWYWVALLGALPFYFIVTWAIRKRRKHNSDSALVRKGKANKMLRERFASAREALHKGDAKALYAALENGLIDYLSDCTNLEFKGMTRPQMKEELAKLGVKEETIASIDSWLEKCAFARFAPVDPSADEQKKMLADVEKLCGELGKLK
- the gltX gene encoding glutamate--tRNA ligase; this encodes MSENSATRPVRVRFAPSPTGYLHVGGARTAIYNYFFAKHMGGTFYLRIEDTDRKRYNETALHDLMRDLKWLGLQWDEGPGCEGDCGPYFQSERLDIYHREIKKLLDAGYAYYCFCTEERLQEVRAEQEKTHVPVTGYDRHCRNISREEAEARIAAGEKAVIRFKVPETGVTEFDDMIRGHISYQNELLDDLVLIKRDGYPTYHFASVVDDHLMGTTHVLRGDEWISSTPKHELLYKAFGWQPPVWCHLPVILDKNGGKLSKRKGAASVGDFRDLGYLPETLVNYLALLGWNPGDDREVMTIKEMVESFTLERINPKSASFDEKKLQWMNGQHIHMCDDSFLKGIMKEGLVAKGIDLSKEPEERLDEIVKQLKPRAHFVQDLAEMAVYFFVAPTTYDEKGAKKHFGEGSKEVATLVRDMLASIEDFKTPVIEKGFYDLAERCGHKVGELVGAPRLAVSGVTAGPGLWEMFEIIGKEEVLRRIDVALPLMK